In Arcobacter sp. CECT 8983, the DNA window TAAGTTTAATAGGTGATTTTGATATAAGTGCAAGCCTTGACAAAAATGAGATTAAAGAAGGGGAATCGGTATCTTTGAAGTTAAATATCAAAGGAAGTGGTAATTTTGATGATTTAGAAGATTATAAACTAGATATTGAAAATGCAACTATTTATGATAATAAACCACAAATAAAAACAAGTTATTCTAATAAAGGATTTGAAGGAACTTATAAAAAGAGTTTTTCTATTGTACCTTCAAATTCAATTACAATTCCAAGTTTTAAACTAAGATATTTTGATAAAAAACAAAAAAAAGTTATAGAGAAAGAAACAAAAGAGTTTAAAGTAAAAGTAAACTCATTAAATAAACAAAAAACAACTTCTAAGTTAGAAAAATTAAGTGAGCCTAAAGTGATAAAAAAAGTTATTGAAAAAAGTATAACTTTAAAAGATAAATTTCTATATTTTTCATTAGGAAGTTTAGTTACAATATTAATATTTGGTTTATATATTTATGTTAAGATTCACAAACAAAAAACTAAAGAAGATAAACCTTTAATTAAAAAATTAAAATCATCTAAAACAAAAGAAGAGCTGCTAAAAACACTTCTTCCTTATTTAAAATATAATACTCAATTAGATGAATTAATATTTGAATGTGAAAAAACTGAGGATTTTAAACAAACAAAGAGAGATATTATCACTTTAGTTAAACAACTAGATATCAAAGGTTAAAGATGAAATATATTTTTGCACTATTTCTTTTAGTTAACTCTTTATTTGCCTATGAATTTTATGCAAAATTAGAACCTGTAAACTCTTATGAAATAAAAGCAGCTGTAAGTGGGAAAGTAATATATGTAAATGATGAAATTGAAGGTAAAAAAGCCAATAATTCAAAAATTGTAGAAATTGATTCTTATGTTGATAGAATAGATTTAAAACAATCAAAGATAAAATTAAAAGCTATTTCTCAAATGCTTAAAATTGAAGAAAAAAATTATAACAGAATGCTTCAAGTATCATCTAAATCTGGTTTTGAAAAAGATTCACAAAAATTAAAAGCAATAAACTATCAAACAACAAAAGCAGATATAGAAGTTAAAATTGCAAACCTACAAGATAGTATTAAAAATAAATTATTAAAAGAAAAAGATAGATACATTTATAATATTGCAGTAAAAGAAGGAGATTATGTTAATCCTGGCACTTTACTTTATGAAGCAAAAGATTTATCAAAGGGAAAGTTAGAAATATTTGTTCCTATTGATGATATTGAAGAGATAAAAAGTAAAACAATTTTCTTAGATGGTAAAAAAAGCAATATAAAATTAGACAAAGTTTATAAAGTTGCAGACTCTAAACATATTTCTTCATATAAAGTAGAAATAATTGTACCTGATCCAAAAGTATTCTCAAGGCTTGTAAAAATTGAATTTAAATAATCTAGTAGCCTGTCCTTTAGATTGCTATGATACTTGCCAAGGATATGTAGATGAAAAAGGGAATATTAAAGGTAGTAGTGAGCATTTAGTTACAAATAAAAAATTATGTGTAAATTTTGCAAACCTTTTAAAAGAGAATTTTTTAAAAACAGCTTTTTATAAAGATAAAGAAATAAAGCTAGAAGAAGCTTTAGCTATTTTAGTTAAAAAACTTCAAAGTACAAATAGTGATAAAACTCTATTTTATAAAGGTGCTGGGAATTTAGGAGTTATGCAAAATAGTGTTAAAACTTTTTTTGCAAAATATGGTTCTACTCTTACAAAAGGAAGTCTTTGCGATGCAATTGGTTCTTTAGGTATTGAACAAGGAAGAGGTGGGATTAATGTAAATCCTCCTATTAAAAAACTTATAAATAGTGATGTAATAATTGTTTGGGGAAGAAATTTAACTGTTACATCAGCTCACATGTATAATCTAATAAAAGATAAAACTTTTATAACTATTGACCCACTTAAAACAAAGATTGCCAAAAAATCTGAGCTTCATTTACAAATAAATCCAAAAACTGACCATGACTTAGCTCTTTTGTTAACTAGGTTTGCACATATGTCAAATCAAGAAGATGAAGAGTTTATTTCTTCTCATGAAGGAGCAGATTGGTTTTTTGATTTAGCAAGGTCAAAACCAGTAATTTCTTATGAAAAGACTACAGGTATATCTTTACAAGAAGTTACTAAGTTTTTTGAAATCATAAAAGAAAAGAGTGTTTCTATTTTATTAGGACTTGGGCCTCAAAAATATTATGAAGGCGCACAAATCTTTAGAACAATTGACTCTTTTGCTGCTTATATTGGAGTTCACAACAAAGAAAAGGGTGGGCTTTGGTATTTAGATGATTCATCTTATGGTTATGAAAAACAGCTAGTTTCAAATGCAAAGAGAAAAATTGCTCTTCCAACAGTAGACTTTTCAAATTTTGATTTAGTATTTATTCAAGGAACTGATCCTGTTGTAACTGCTCCAAATACTAAAAAAGTAATAGAAGGCCTTCAAAAGAGTTTTGTTGTATTTTTTGGTACTGTATTAAATGAAACAAGTAAATATGCAGATTTAATAATACCTTCTTCATCATTTTTAACAAAAAAAGATGTGAGACTTTCTTATGGGCATGAGTTAAAAGCAATTTCAAACTATACAGAAAAGAAAGATGAAAATACTATAAGCGAATATGACTTAGCTAATTTTTTAAATGAAAAGTTTGGTTTTGAAAAACTTGATGATGAAGAGAAGATTTTAAATTACTATATAAGCACAAAAGTTGAAGATAACTCTTATATAGAAAAATTTGAATTTATAGAAGAGCTTGAAGTAGAAGAACTACATGAAAAGAAAAAAGATAATCAATACTATTTTTTAACAGCAAAAAGAAAAAACTCTTTAAACTCTCAATTTAAAGTAGATAACTATTTATATGTAAATCCATGTTTAGGATTTAAAGATGAAGAAGAGGTCTTATTAAAGTCAAAATTTGGTGAAACAAAAATTAAAATAAAAAATAGTGAAGATATAAAAGAAAATTGTGTATTAGCATACTCTGGAAATAAATATGCAAACTATGTAACGCCTTTTTCAACTGATCAAGAAGCAGATTCTGCTATATTCCAAGAGGTTTTAGTAGAAATTGAACTATCGTGAATTATTAAAAAACTATGATGTAGTTAGACAACTATCTCTTTTACAATTAGTAGCATATTTTGCTGCATGGTTTTCAAATGTAGCTATTTATACTATGCTTGTACAGTTTAACTCTTCAGCTTTTGCTATTTCTGTTGTTACTGCAATGCATTTCTTACCTGCAATTATAATTGCTCCTCTTTCAGGGGCTATTATTGATAGATTTAGAATCAAACCTTTAATGATAACTCTTTTATCTGTAGAGCTTGCTATGACCTTACTTTTTTTAACTATTGATAGTAAAGAAGAAGTTTGGCTTTTAATGATTTTTATTTTTATTAGAATGGCTAGTGCATCAATGTTTTTTTCAACTGAAATGTCACTACTTCCTAAACTAGTTTCAGGTATAGCTTTACAAAAAGCAAATGAGATACACTCTATTATTTGGTCTTTTACTTTTGCTGCTGGTATGGCTTTAAGTGGCATTGTTGTTAATTTAGTTGGAGTAAAATGGGCTATTATTATTGATGCTTTTATTATTTTTACTGCAATAATACTTCTTATAAATATAAATTTTAAAATAGAAATAATACATACAAAAGAGAAAATAATATCTTTAATAAAAGATGGCTTTTTATATTTAAAACAGAATAAATTAGTAGTTCATTTAATTGTTCTTCATTCTTCTGTTGGACTTACTATCTTTGATACAATTGTAACTTTATTAGCAAAAAATCAATACAAATATGTAATCTCTGTTCCCCTTGCTATTGGATTAACAAATGCATTTCGTGCAACAGCACTTATGATAGGTCCTTTTATAATCTCAAATTGGGTAAATAAAGAAAGACTTCTATATATCTTTATTTTTCAAGGTTCTGCTATAATTTTTTGGGCATTAGTACAAAGTAATTTTTATATATCTTTATTAGCAATATTTTTTGTTGGATTTACCACA includes these proteins:
- a CDS encoding MFS transporter: MNYRELLKNYDVVRQLSLLQLVAYFAAWFSNVAIYTMLVQFNSSAFAISVVTAMHFLPAIIIAPLSGAIIDRFRIKPLMITLLSVELAMTLLFLTIDSKEEVWLLMIFIFIRMASASMFFSTEMSLLPKLVSGIALQKANEIHSIIWSFTFAAGMALSGIVVNLVGVKWAIIIDAFIIFTAIILLININFKIEIIHTKEKIISLIKDGFLYLKQNKLVVHLIVLHSSVGLTIFDTIVTLLAKNQYKYVISVPLAIGLTNAFRATALMIGPFIISNWVNKERLLYIFIFQGSAIIFWALVQSNFYISLLAIFFVGFTTTTIWSFTYALLQEKTDNKYLGRVISYNDMIFMLTTVLTTIFIGIMAELVSLKLITLTLGVLFFLVAIYYKWLKSRI
- a CDS encoding molybdopterin-dependent oxidoreductase — encoded protein: MNLNNLVACPLDCYDTCQGYVDEKGNIKGSSEHLVTNKKLCVNFANLLKENFLKTAFYKDKEIKLEEALAILVKKLQSTNSDKTLFYKGAGNLGVMQNSVKTFFAKYGSTLTKGSLCDAIGSLGIEQGRGGINVNPPIKKLINSDVIIVWGRNLTVTSAHMYNLIKDKTFITIDPLKTKIAKKSELHLQINPKTDHDLALLLTRFAHMSNQEDEEFISSHEGADWFFDLARSKPVISYEKTTGISLQEVTKFFEIIKEKSVSILLGLGPQKYYEGAQIFRTIDSFAAYIGVHNKEKGGLWYLDDSSYGYEKQLVSNAKRKIALPTVDFSNFDLVFIQGTDPVVTAPNTKKVIEGLQKSFVVFFGTVLNETSKYADLIIPSSSFLTKKDVRLSYGHELKAISNYTEKKDENTISEYDLANFLNEKFGFEKLDDEEKILNYYISTKVEDNSYIEKFEFIEELEVEELHEKKKDNQYYFLTAKRKNSLNSQFKVDNYLYVNPCLGFKDEEEVLLKSKFGETKIKIKNSEDIKENCVLAYSGNKYANYVTPFSTDQEADSAIFQEVLVEIELS
- a CDS encoding HlyD family secretion protein translates to MKYIFALFLLVNSLFAYEFYAKLEPVNSYEIKAAVSGKVIYVNDEIEGKKANNSKIVEIDSYVDRIDLKQSKIKLKAISQMLKIEEKNYNRMLQVSSKSGFEKDSQKLKAINYQTTKADIEVKIANLQDSIKNKLLKEKDRYIYNIAVKEGDYVNPGTLLYEAKDLSKGKLEIFVPIDDIEEIKSKTIFLDGKKSNIKLDKVYKVADSKHISSYKVEIIVPDPKVFSRLVKIEFK